In Luteitalea sp. TBR-22, one genomic interval encodes:
- a CDS encoding glyoxalase/bleomycin resistance/extradiol dioxygenase family protein: protein MLSDQEFLRQFDAGTLDLSGFDHEAHIRAAWLCLREAPFRDAVGRLRRGLKRLAISTGKPQRYHETITVAYTRLVQRQMRLLGDPAWPEFRSRSEDLLAPDLAALRAIYGADVLDSAEARKRFVPPPAWNIEPVERFLKEFAEYQEALDAREPEGGTTPGGWTGIERRAAEPVCVTAVLAVADVQRAAQFYANAFGFDVAPFPQHPPYQFALLSRGGAELMVRAAPDPAALRPSAGWALYVRLSGGRIRELYAKLAATCEIARPLQRMPYHDVEFEVRDPDGYIVVVSEWLDDAHDIPDAMDGDETA, encoded by the coding sequence ATGCTGAGCGACCAAGAGTTCCTGCGGCAGTTCGACGCCGGCACGCTGGACCTGAGCGGCTTCGACCACGAGGCGCACATCCGGGCCGCGTGGCTGTGCCTGCGAGAGGCGCCGTTCCGCGACGCGGTGGGGCGCCTGCGGCGCGGGCTGAAGCGGCTCGCCATCTCCACCGGCAAGCCGCAGCGGTACCACGAGACGATCACGGTGGCCTACACGCGGCTCGTCCAGCGCCAGATGCGCCTGCTCGGCGATCCGGCCTGGCCGGAGTTCCGCAGCCGTTCCGAGGACCTGCTGGCGCCGGACCTGGCGGCGCTGCGCGCCATCTACGGAGCCGACGTGCTCGACAGCGCCGAAGCCCGCAAGCGCTTCGTGCCGCCGCCGGCGTGGAACATCGAACCGGTGGAACGGTTCCTCAAGGAGTTTGCCGAGTACCAGGAGGCCCTCGACGCGCGCGAGCCGGAGGGCGGCACCACGCCGGGCGGCTGGACGGGAATCGAGCGGCGCGCCGCCGAGCCGGTGTGCGTGACCGCCGTGCTCGCCGTGGCCGACGTGCAACGCGCCGCGCAGTTCTACGCCAACGCGTTCGGGTTCGACGTCGCCCCCTTCCCGCAACACCCGCCGTACCAGTTCGCCCTGCTGTCGCGTGGGGGCGCCGAACTGATGGTGCGCGCCGCCCCCGACCCCGCCGCCCTGCGTCCGAGCGCCGGCTGGGCGCTCTACGTCCGCCTCTCGGGGGGACGGATCCGCGAGCTGTACGCCAAGCTCGCCGCGACCTGCGAGATCGCCCGGCCGCTCCAGCGCATGCCCTACCACGACGTCGAGTTCGAGGTGCGCGACCCCGACGGCTACATCGTCGTCGTCAGCGAGTGGCTCGACGACGCGCACGACATTCCGGACGCGATGGACGGCGACGAGACGGCGTAG
- a CDS encoding DUF4097 family beta strand repeat-containing protein — MSVRLSSLFAASLITLAPALAAAQPVPFERTLSVGASPALDVSTGSGNVVVQSGGSSIVIKGTVEPRKGWGAPANAADIARQVAAKPPIVQAGDSITVGRLDEAQKQAVSISYDIIVPAGTMVAARSGSGNVRVSGVNNAVKATSGSGNVEVMEIGGTVDANSGSGNVTVKGARQAASLSSGSGNIVAILTGKGDVKASTGSGDIKITGAHGLVAANTGSGSIGVEGTPTGDWKVSSASGDVQVALPATQGFVVDARTASGSLDVAAPLTVEGKVNPRHITGTVRGGGPTLRLSTASGDIAVK; from the coding sequence ATGTCCGTGCGCCTGTCGTCGCTGTTTGCCGCGTCCCTGATCACCCTGGCCCCGGCCCTGGCGGCCGCGCAGCCGGTGCCGTTCGAGCGCACCCTGTCGGTCGGCGCGTCGCCGGCGCTCGACGTCTCCACCGGCAGCGGCAACGTGGTCGTGCAGAGCGGCGGCTCGTCGATCGTCATCAAGGGCACCGTGGAGCCGCGCAAGGGCTGGGGCGCGCCGGCCAACGCGGCCGATATCGCCAGGCAGGTTGCCGCAAAGCCGCCAATCGTGCAGGCCGGCGACAGCATCACGGTGGGCCGCCTCGACGAGGCCCAGAAGCAGGCCGTCTCGATCTCCTACGACATCATCGTGCCGGCCGGGACGATGGTCGCGGCGCGTTCGGGGTCGGGCAACGTCCGCGTCTCCGGGGTGAACAACGCCGTGAAGGCGACCAGCGGCTCGGGCAACGTCGAGGTGATGGAGATCGGCGGCACCGTCGACGCCAACTCCGGCTCGGGCAACGTCACGGTGAAGGGCGCCCGCCAGGCCGCGAGCCTCTCGAGCGGCAGCGGCAACATCGTGGCGATCCTGACCGGCAAGGGCGACGTGAAGGCCAGCACCGGCAGCGGCGACATCAAGATCACCGGCGCGCACGGGCTGGTCGCCGCCAACACGGGCAGCGGCAGCATCGGCGTCGAGGGCACGCCGACCGGGGACTGGAAGGTGTCGTCGGCGTCGGGTGACGTGCAGGTGGCCCTGCCCGCCACCCAGGGCTTCGTCGTCGACGCCAGGACGGCGTCGGGCAGCCTCGACGTGGCCGCCCCGCTGACCGTCGAGGGCAAGGTCAACCCGCGCCACATCACCGGCACCGTCCGCGGCGGCGGCCCGACGCTGCGCCTCAGCACCGCCAGCGGCGACATCGCCGTGAAGTAG
- a CDS encoding bifunctional rhamnulose-1-phosphate aldolase/short-chain dehydrogenase, translating to MSPHVTYLWDDSHAATLSPAQRLVYRSNILGADQRITNTGGGNTSAKLTEADPITGAPVKVLWVKGSGGDLRTSTLGNFASLYQDRLLQLQQVYAAMERRGVKTPGEDHMVGLYPHCTFNLNPRASSIDTPLHAFVPAAHVDHMHPNAVISVAASRHSERLTHEIYGDEVVWTAWQRPGFELGLTLQDVIARHPQARGIVLGQHGLINWAEDDKACYDLTLSLITRAAEYIEARDKGAQTFGGQKYAALDEATRESVLLQVLPWLRGQVSQSRRMIATLQHDATILRFVNSHDAPRLAELGTSCPDHFLRTKIKPLYVAWDPASGDVAALRTLLADGLARYRRDYAAYYEACRHPNSPAMRDPNPTVILIPGLGMIAFGKDKSESRVTAEFYNCAVEVMRGAEAIDEYVALPQQEAFDIEYWLLEEAKLQRMPAEKPLARRVVVVVGAGSGIGRAVAHRVASEGAHVVCADLSLEAAEATAAELTKKYGVGIGVAGSGISGCGPAIGVGVDVTDRASVKGLVRQALLAYGGIDHVVVTAGIFPTPDATGHVTDDMWRTTFDVNVMGGYLVADECRPVWEAQHLHGSLVLTTSVNALVAKKGSAAYDTSKAAANHLVRTLAVELAPLVRVNGLAPATVVQGSTMFPKDRVMSSLKKYGIAFDPEASADDLRTQLAQFYAQRTLTRQPITPEDQAEAAYFLLSDLTGRVTGQVINVDGGLPEAFVR from the coding sequence ATGTCTCCCCACGTCACCTACCTCTGGGACGACTCGCACGCCGCGACGCTGTCGCCGGCGCAGCGCCTCGTCTATCGCTCGAACATCCTCGGCGCCGACCAGCGCATCACCAACACGGGCGGCGGCAACACCTCGGCCAAGCTGACCGAGGCCGACCCGATCACCGGCGCGCCCGTGAAGGTGCTCTGGGTGAAGGGGTCGGGCGGCGACCTGCGGACGAGCACGCTCGGCAACTTCGCCTCGCTCTACCAGGACCGGTTGCTCCAGTTGCAGCAGGTCTACGCCGCCATGGAGCGGCGGGGCGTCAAGACGCCGGGCGAGGACCACATGGTGGGCCTCTACCCGCACTGCACGTTCAACCTGAACCCGCGTGCCAGCTCGATCGACACGCCGCTGCATGCGTTCGTCCCGGCGGCGCACGTCGACCACATGCACCCCAACGCGGTGATCAGCGTCGCCGCCTCGCGCCACTCGGAACGCCTGACGCACGAAATCTATGGCGACGAGGTGGTCTGGACGGCATGGCAGCGCCCGGGCTTCGAACTCGGGCTGACGCTGCAGGACGTCATTGCCAGGCACCCGCAGGCCAGGGGGATCGTGCTCGGGCAGCACGGCCTGATCAACTGGGCCGAGGACGACAAGGCCTGCTACGACCTCACGCTGTCGCTGATCACCAGGGCGGCCGAGTACATCGAGGCGCGCGACAAGGGCGCGCAGACCTTCGGCGGGCAGAAGTACGCCGCGCTCGACGAGGCGACGCGCGAGTCGGTGCTGCTGCAGGTCCTGCCGTGGCTGCGCGGCCAGGTGTCGCAGTCGCGACGGATGATTGCCACCCTGCAGCACGACGCGACGATTCTCCGGTTCGTCAACAGCCACGACGCGCCGCGGCTCGCCGAGCTCGGCACCTCCTGCCCCGACCATTTCCTGCGCACCAAGATCAAGCCGCTGTACGTCGCCTGGGATCCCGCGTCGGGCGACGTGGCGGCGCTGCGTACGCTCCTGGCCGACGGCCTCGCACGGTACCGGCGCGATTACGCGGCCTACTACGAGGCGTGCAGGCACCCGAACTCGCCGGCCATGCGCGATCCCAACCCCACGGTGATCCTGATCCCCGGCCTCGGGATGATCGCGTTCGGCAAGGACAAGAGCGAGTCGCGCGTGACGGCCGAGTTCTACAACTGCGCGGTCGAGGTGATGCGCGGCGCCGAGGCGATCGACGAGTACGTGGCGCTGCCACAGCAGGAGGCCTTCGACATCGAGTACTGGCTGCTCGAGGAAGCCAAGCTGCAGCGGATGCCGGCCGAGAAGCCGCTCGCGCGGCGCGTCGTGGTCGTCGTCGGCGCGGGCAGCGGGATCGGTCGGGCCGTGGCGCACCGGGTGGCGTCGGAAGGCGCGCACGTGGTGTGCGCGGATCTGTCGCTCGAGGCGGCCGAGGCGACGGCCGCCGAGCTCACGAAGAAGTACGGGGTGGGCATCGGGGTCGCCGGCAGCGGCATCAGCGGCTGCGGCCCGGCGATCGGCGTCGGCGTCGACGTGACCGACCGCGCCAGTGTCAAGGGCCTCGTGCGGCAGGCGCTGCTCGCGTACGGCGGAATCGACCACGTGGTGGTGACGGCGGGCATCTTCCCGACGCCCGACGCCACCGGGCACGTGACCGACGACATGTGGCGCACGACGTTCGACGTCAACGTGATGGGCGGCTACCTCGTTGCCGACGAGTGCCGGCCGGTGTGGGAGGCGCAGCACCTGCACGGCAGCCTCGTGCTGACGACCAGCGTGAACGCGCTCGTCGCCAAGAAGGGGTCGGCCGCCTACGACACGTCGAAGGCGGCGGCAAACCACCTGGTGCGGACCCTCGCGGTGGAACTGGCGCCGCTGGTGCGCGTCAACGGTCTCGCGCCGGCGACGGTGGTGCAGGGCTCGACGATGTTCCCGAAGGACCGGGTGATGTCGTCGCTGAAGAAGTACGGGATCGCGTTCGATCCAGAGGCGTCAGCCGACGATCTGCGCACGCAGCTCGCGCAGTTCTACGCGCAGCGCACGCTGACCCGCCAGCCGATCACGCCCGAGGATCAGGCCGAGGCGGCGTACTTCCTGCTGTCGGACCTGACGGGGCGGGTGACGGGCCAGGTCATCAACGTCGACGGCGGGCTGCCGGAGGCGTTCGTCAGGTGA
- a CDS encoding Nramp family divalent metal transporter, translated as MAVAPPGTFTGRLGQLGPGLIISAAIVGSGELIVIPKLGATMGFTLLWFVVLGCVLKVFVQVELARHAIAHQETTLASLDTLPGPRWRVSWVLWAWLLMYCGTVLQIGGIIGGITMICGMLGLSWPPWVWLVLTTLSGILLLVSGRYGPVERYATAMVAIFTLSAMVAVVALQWTEFHVTAAQWREGFTPHVPGSFTVAFAAFGVTGVGASELIYYPYWCLEKGYGRSVGPPPEGGAWSAQRPAWTARALGWLGVMRLDAFVSMIIYTFATIAFYVLGAAILHKTARDVSDNDLIGRLADMYLRSLGEWSYVLFLVGALTVLYSTFFVATASNARLLVDVGGLLGVPAASVPTAEARRKAVQVACVLLPLASATAFVVWPQPVTLVLIGAMGQAVMLPLLAGAAVYFRHRRLPADLAPSYAWTVALWVSAALIALVGVYQFLRTVGAV; from the coding sequence GTGGCGGTCGCGCCACCCGGCACCTTCACCGGCAGGCTCGGGCAACTCGGCCCGGGCCTGATCATCAGCGCTGCCATCGTCGGCTCCGGCGAACTGATCGTCATCCCCAAGCTCGGGGCGACGATGGGCTTCACGCTGTTGTGGTTCGTCGTGCTCGGCTGCGTGCTGAAGGTCTTCGTGCAGGTCGAACTGGCGCGGCACGCGATTGCGCACCAGGAGACGACGCTGGCCTCGCTCGACACGCTGCCGGGGCCACGCTGGCGCGTCTCGTGGGTGCTCTGGGCGTGGCTGCTGATGTACTGCGGCACGGTGCTGCAGATTGGCGGCATCATCGGTGGCATCACGATGATCTGCGGCATGCTCGGCCTCAGCTGGCCCCCCTGGGTCTGGCTGGTGCTGACGACGCTGTCGGGGATCCTGCTGCTGGTCTCGGGACGGTACGGGCCAGTGGAACGCTACGCCACGGCGATGGTGGCCATCTTCACGCTGTCGGCGATGGTGGCCGTGGTGGCGCTGCAGTGGACCGAGTTCCATGTCACGGCCGCGCAGTGGCGCGAGGGCTTCACGCCACACGTGCCCGGCAGCTTCACGGTGGCCTTCGCGGCGTTCGGCGTGACGGGGGTAGGCGCGTCGGAGCTGATCTACTACCCGTACTGGTGCCTCGAGAAGGGGTACGGCCGGAGCGTCGGGCCGCCGCCCGAGGGAGGCGCGTGGTCGGCGCAGCGGCCGGCCTGGACGGCGCGCGCGCTGGGGTGGCTCGGCGTGATGCGCCTCGATGCGTTCGTGTCGATGATCATCTACACGTTCGCCACGATCGCCTTCTACGTGCTCGGCGCGGCGATCCTGCACAAGACGGCCCGCGACGTCAGCGACAACGACCTCATCGGGCGCCTCGCCGACATGTACCTGCGATCGCTCGGCGAGTGGAGCTACGTGCTGTTCCTCGTCGGCGCGCTGACCGTGCTCTACTCGACCTTCTTCGTGGCCACGGCCTCCAACGCGCGGCTTCTGGTGGACGTCGGCGGCCTGCTCGGCGTGCCGGCCGCCTCGGTCCCGACCGCCGAGGCCCGGCGCAAGGCGGTCCAGGTCGCCTGCGTGCTGTTGCCCCTGGCCTCCGCCACCGCGTTCGTGGTGTGGCCCCAACCGGTCACCCTCGTGCTCATCGGCGCGATGGGCCAGGCCGTGATGCTGCCCCTGCTGGCCGGCGCGGCCGTCTACTTCCGCCATCGCCGCCTCCCCGCAGACCTGGCGCCGTCATATGCCTGGACCGTCGCCCTGTGGGTGTCGGCGGCCCTGATCGCGCTGGTCGGGGTGTACCAGTTCCTTCGCACGGTCGGCGCGGTCTAG
- a CDS encoding rhamnulokinase family protein, whose amino-acid sequence MPATWRIAAGDLGATSGRVMRADVDTAAGTLALAEVHRFPTPTVTDGTRLHWDAPRLLDEVLAGLTRASAHGRLDSLGLDTWGVDYGLVDETGDLLGLPFHYRDARTDGVMADVLARLGRERLYDRTGIQFLPFNTLYQLVAEHRDAPDRLARAATLLTMPDLLHFWLTGTRGVEFTNATTTQMLDWRTGGWATDVLDELDLPTHVLPAIVAPGTQLGLPTAATVARAPALAGVPVVAPACHDTGSAVASIQSGAGVAFLSSGTWSLLGTESPTPVVSRASLAHNFTNEGGVAGTTRVLRNITGLWILEGCLRGWRDDGQAFAVDQLLAAAAQRPACRALIDPDDAAFHRAPDAAAVQAWCARTGQPVPESASDVARVVLDSLALACRRVVRALELVTGVPVHTIRIIGGGARNRLLNQATADATGCRVLAGPVEATALGNVAVQLVTLGACRTLADARALVASAFPPEEFAPRATQVWDQAAERFGNLKLET is encoded by the coding sequence ATGCCCGCCACCTGGCGCATCGCGGCAGGCGACCTCGGCGCCACGAGCGGCCGTGTCATGCGCGCCGACGTCGACACGGCGGCCGGCACGCTGGCCCTCGCCGAGGTCCACCGGTTCCCGACGCCCACCGTCACCGACGGCACGCGCCTGCACTGGGATGCGCCGCGCCTGCTCGACGAGGTCCTCGCCGGGCTGACACGCGCCTCGGCGCACGGCCGCCTCGACAGCCTCGGCCTCGATACCTGGGGCGTCGACTACGGCCTGGTCGACGAGACCGGCGACCTGCTCGGCCTGCCCTTCCATTACCGCGACGCCCGCACCGACGGCGTGATGGCCGACGTGCTCGCCCGGCTCGGGCGGGAACGCCTCTACGACCGCACGGGCATCCAGTTCCTGCCCTTCAACACGCTGTACCAGCTGGTCGCCGAGCACCGCGACGCCCCCGATCGCCTGGCGCGCGCCGCGACGCTCCTGACGATGCCCGACCTGCTCCACTTCTGGCTGACCGGGACCCGTGGCGTCGAGTTCACCAACGCCACGACCACGCAGATGCTGGACTGGCGGACGGGCGGATGGGCGACCGACGTGCTTGACGAACTCGACCTGCCCACCCACGTGCTCCCGGCCATCGTCGCGCCGGGCACGCAATTGGGCCTGCCGACCGCGGCGACCGTCGCCCGGGCGCCGGCGCTGGCCGGGGTGCCGGTGGTCGCCCCTGCCTGTCACGACACGGGCTCCGCGGTGGCCTCCATCCAGTCGGGGGCCGGGGTGGCCTTCCTGAGTTCGGGCACCTGGTCGCTGCTCGGAACCGAGTCACCGACGCCGGTCGTGTCGCGCGCCAGCCTGGCGCACAACTTCACCAACGAGGGCGGCGTGGCCGGCACCACCCGCGTGCTCCGCAACATCACGGGGCTCTGGATCCTGGAAGGGTGCCTGCGCGGCTGGCGCGACGACGGGCAGGCGTTCGCCGTCGACCAACTGCTCGCCGCGGCCGCGCAACGCCCGGCGTGCCGCGCGCTCATCGATCCCGACGACGCTGCCTTCCACCGCGCGCCCGACGCGGCGGCGGTGCAGGCCTGGTGCGCGCGTACGGGACAGCCGGTGCCCGAGTCGGCCTCCGACGTCGCCCGCGTCGTGCTCGACAGCCTCGCGCTCGCCTGTCGCCGCGTCGTGCGGGCGCTGGAGTTGGTCACCGGGGTGCCGGTGCACACGATCCGCATCATCGGCGGCGGGGCGCGCAATCGGCTGCTCAACCAGGCCACCGCAGACGCCACGGGCTGCCGCGTGCTGGCCGGTCCGGTCGAGGCCACGGCCCTCGGCAACGTCGCGGTGCAGTTGGTGACGCTGGGCGCCTGCCGCACGCTCGCCGACGCGCGTGCCCTGGTGGCCAGCGCCTTCCCGCCCGAGGAGTTCGCGCCGCGCGCGACGCAGGTGTGGGATCAAGCCGCGGAGCGCTTCGGCAATCTGAAACTGGAAACTTGA
- a CDS encoding fumarylacetoacetate hydrolase family protein yields MRIMRCITENDLMVHVTDGELGSYHLLSGNPYDGFKATLAHVPVRQVLAPVVPTMIWCIGLNYKRHAEETGAKIPEQPVVFAKGPNAVQRPGGPIAIPRHLASEQVDYECELAVVIGKRCKNVSPERALDYVLGYTCANDVSARDWQIKRGGSQWSRGKTFDTFAPLGPVLVTADEIPDPNNLRITTRLNGEIVQDSNTADMIFSVREIISFLSGSTTLLPGTVILTGTPEGVGMARTPPRWLAPGDEVSIEIEKIGTLTNPVVLEETA; encoded by the coding sequence ATGCGCATCATGCGGTGCATTACCGAGAACGACCTGATGGTCCACGTGACCGACGGCGAGTTGGGAAGCTATCACCTGCTGTCCGGCAACCCGTACGACGGCTTCAAGGCGACGCTGGCCCACGTGCCCGTCCGGCAGGTGCTCGCCCCGGTCGTCCCGACGATGATCTGGTGCATCGGGCTGAACTACAAGCGGCATGCCGAGGAGACCGGCGCGAAGATCCCCGAGCAGCCCGTGGTGTTTGCCAAGGGCCCCAACGCGGTGCAGCGCCCCGGGGGACCGATTGCCATCCCGCGCCACCTGGCCAGCGAGCAGGTCGACTACGAGTGCGAGCTCGCGGTGGTCATCGGCAAGCGGTGCAAGAACGTCTCGCCCGAGCGCGCCCTGGACTACGTGCTCGGCTACACGTGCGCCAACGACGTCAGCGCCCGCGACTGGCAGATCAAGCGCGGCGGCAGCCAGTGGAGCCGGGGCAAGACGTTCGACACGTTCGCCCCGCTCGGCCCGGTGCTGGTCACGGCCGACGAGATCCCCGATCCCAACAACCTGCGGATCACCACGCGTCTGAACGGCGAGATCGTGCAGGACTCCAACACCGCCGACATGATCTTCAGCGTGCGCGAGATCATCAGCTTCCTGAGCGGCAGCACCACCCTGCTTCCGGGCACGGTGATCCTGACCGGGACGCCCGAGGGCGTCGGCATGGCCCGCACGCCGCCCCGCTGGCTCGCGCCCGGCGACGAGGTGAGCATCGAGATCGAGAAGATCGGCACGCTGACCAACCCGGTCGTCCTCGAGGAAACGGCGTAG
- a CDS encoding TIM barrel protein yields the protein MSHEQIAAAALDQLAIELPSWGFANTGTRFGKFLQAAAATTLEEKFADAAQVHALTGACPTLALHVLWDLPGGVADVARVQALEARHGVRAGSINPNLFQGQRYKHGSVGNPDPAIRAEALAHLRESVDIARQLGSRDLSLWFADGSNYPGTQHIRQRKHWFAEALSMVHERLGPGQRMLVEYKPFEPAFYHTDIADWGMALLLAREAGPQAHVLVDTGHHYQSQNIEQIVAWLLDEQRLGGFHFNDRRYADDDLTLGSIDPYQVFRIFHEIQQFAWERGAAPDLAYMVDQSHNLKGKIEAMIQTVRTAQELWVKAALVDREALAGHQAACRLVEAERCLTDAFATDTRPLVTAWATARGLPPDPFVAFRESGYLETITRERGDRNLASVTSYA from the coding sequence ATGTCGCACGAGCAGATCGCCGCCGCTGCCCTCGACCAGCTCGCCATCGAGCTGCCGTCGTGGGGCTTTGCCAACACCGGCACGCGCTTCGGCAAGTTCCTGCAGGCCGCTGCCGCCACCACGCTCGAGGAGAAGTTCGCCGACGCGGCGCAGGTCCATGCGCTGACGGGCGCGTGCCCGACCCTCGCCCTTCACGTGCTGTGGGACCTGCCCGGGGGCGTGGCCGATGTGGCGCGCGTGCAGGCGCTCGAGGCCAGACACGGCGTCCGCGCCGGGTCGATCAACCCGAACCTGTTCCAGGGCCAGCGCTACAAGCACGGATCGGTCGGCAACCCCGATCCTGCCATCCGTGCCGAGGCCCTCGCGCACCTGCGCGAGAGCGTCGACATCGCGCGACAGCTCGGGTCGCGCGACCTCTCGCTGTGGTTCGCCGACGGCTCCAACTACCCCGGCACGCAGCACATCCGGCAACGCAAGCACTGGTTCGCCGAAGCCCTGTCGATGGTGCACGAGCGGCTCGGGCCGGGCCAGCGCATGCTCGTCGAATACAAGCCGTTCGAGCCGGCCTTCTACCACACCGACATCGCCGACTGGGGCATGGCGCTGCTGCTGGCGCGCGAGGCCGGCCCGCAGGCGCACGTGCTGGTCGACACCGGCCACCACTACCAGTCGCAGAACATCGAGCAGATCGTCGCGTGGCTGCTCGACGAGCAGCGCCTCGGCGGCTTCCACTTCAACGATCGCCGCTACGCCGACGACGACCTCACGCTCGGGTCGATCGACCCCTACCAGGTGTTCCGCATCTTTCACGAGATCCAGCAGTTCGCGTGGGAGCGCGGCGCGGCGCCCGACCTGGCCTACATGGTCGACCAGAGCCACAACCTGAAGGGCAAGATCGAGGCGATGATCCAGACGGTGCGGACCGCCCAGGAACTGTGGGTGAAGGCCGCCCTCGTCGACCGCGAGGCGCTGGCCGGTCACCAGGCCGCCTGTCGCCTCGTCGAGGCCGAGCGCTGCCTCACCGACGCCTTCGCCACCGACACGCGGCCGCTCGTCACCGCCTGGGCGACCGCCAGGGGCCTGCCGCCCGATCCGTTCGTCGCGTTCCGCGAGAGCGGCTACCTCGAGACCATCACGCGCGAGCGCGGCGACCGCAACCTCGCGTCGGTCACCTCCTACGCCTGA
- a CDS encoding N-acetylmuramoyl-L-alanine amidase, which translates to MTRPRRWLPGLLLAGATLLVPAAGARTTTQAQPPAPARRVWTVLTTGGSQPLPVTVVNGREYVSAADLSGLFGLVVKEDRAGGLVISMGTRTIVVSLTQGLASVDGRVVSLPAPPTRQGATWLLPVEVIERALAPGASPRIDVRRRSSLVILGSLSVPAVTARSEAVPNGTRLTFTVTPAVQQTIVNENGRLVVRFAADALDADLSGLAPGPLLTSARVLPPSTVELALGTPFGSYRAAEQREGATLRLTIDLLAATQGPAVTSPEQTAPAAPAESQADAGPPLLPEATGLRTIVIDPGHGGSENGARGPSGTLEKHVVLSMARQLKAAIEARLGIRVLLTRSGDETVPLDSRAAFANNNKADLFISIHANASVRSSVTGAEVFYVTLGEYGNARASAAEPGALLPTFGGGERSVDLILWEMAQAQHLNESARLARIVEGEMRQRVPMSPRAIQQAPFRVLVGANMPAVLVETGFITNPTEEKRLNTPEYQAQLVNAMLAAVVRFKATSERVGAPLAPVQSSQQDPR; encoded by the coding sequence GTGACTCGCCCGCGCCGCTGGCTCCCCGGACTGCTGCTTGCCGGCGCGACACTCCTGGTCCCGGCGGCCGGCGCGCGCACCACGACGCAGGCCCAGCCGCCCGCGCCAGCCCGGCGGGTGTGGACCGTCCTGACGACCGGCGGCAGCCAGCCGCTGCCCGTCACGGTCGTGAACGGCCGCGAGTACGTCAGCGCTGCCGACCTCAGCGGACTGTTCGGCCTGGTGGTCAAGGAGGACCGGGCCGGGGGCCTGGTCATCTCCATGGGCACGCGCACCATCGTCGTGTCCCTCACGCAAGGGCTGGCCTCGGTCGACGGGCGGGTGGTGAGCCTGCCGGCTCCCCCGACCCGACAGGGCGCCACCTGGCTGCTGCCGGTCGAGGTGATCGAGCGCGCGCTCGCCCCGGGCGCCTCGCCCCGGATCGACGTGCGCCGTCGTTCGTCGCTGGTCATCCTGGGATCGTTGAGCGTGCCCGCGGTCACGGCACGCAGCGAGGCGGTCCCCAACGGCACCCGGCTCACCTTCACGGTGACGCCGGCCGTCCAGCAGACGATCGTCAACGAGAACGGTCGCCTCGTCGTCCGCTTCGCGGCCGACGCCCTCGACGCCGACCTGTCGGGCCTGGCGCCCGGGCCGCTGCTGACCAGCGCCCGCGTGTTGCCGCCGTCGACGGTGGAACTCGCCCTGGGGACGCCGTTCGGCAGCTACCGTGCGGCCGAGCAGCGTGAAGGGGCGACGCTCAGGCTCACCATCGACCTGCTTGCCGCGACGCAGGGGCCGGCCGTGACCTCGCCGGAGCAGACCGCGCCTGCGGCCCCGGCCGAGAGCCAGGCCGACGCGGGTCCGCCGTTGCTGCCCGAGGCCACCGGGCTGCGCACCATCGTCATCGACCCCGGCCACGGCGGGTCGGAGAACGGCGCACGCGGTCCGAGCGGCACCCTCGAGAAGCACGTGGTGCTCTCGATGGCGCGCCAGCTCAAGGCGGCCATCGAGGCACGCCTCGGCATCCGCGTGCTGCTCACGCGCTCGGGCGACGAGACCGTCCCGCTCGATTCCCGCGCGGCGTTTGCCAACAACAACAAGGCCGACCTGTTCATCTCGATCCACGCCAATGCCTCGGTGCGGTCGTCGGTGACCGGCGCGGAGGTGTTCTACGTGACGCTCGGCGAGTACGGCAACGCGCGCGCCAGCGCGGCCGAGCCCGGGGCGCTGTTGCCGACGTTCGGCGGCGGCGAGCGCAGCGTCGACCTGATCCTGTGGGAGATGGCGCAGGCCCAGCACCTCAACGAGTCGGCGCGACTGGCCCGCATCGTCGAGGGCGAGATGCGCCAGCGGGTGCCGATGTCGCCGCGGGCCATCCAGCAGGCGCCCTTCCGGGTGCTGGTGGGCGCCAACATGCCCGCCGTGCTCGTCGAGACGGGGTTCATCACCAATCCCACCGAGGAGAAGCGGCTGAACACCCCGGAGTACCAGGCGCAACTGGTCAACGCGATGCTGGCCGCCGTGGTGCGCTTCAAGGCCACCAGCGAGCGCGTCGGCGCCCCGCTGGCGCCCGTGCAGTCGTCGCAGCAGGACCCGCGCTGA